In Desulfonatronospira thiodismutans ASO3-1, the sequence GCATACAAAGCAGCCTTCCTGAAAAAGAAGCTCTGCAGCGCATTCCGGGCAACTGGGCTTGTTAAGTCCGTTTATGTCCGATTTAAAACTGTGGCCCTGCAGGTACCGGTTCTCCAAAACCCAGCCCACCGCGTCCGGGATGGACAGCAAAAGCCCCTTCTTCTGAAAAACCGGGTGCTCTCCCCCTATCCCCTTGATCTGCTTGACCACATCCTTTACATCTATACCCGAGCGCAGAGCCAGGGAAACCAGCCGGCCGATGGCCTCGGCCTTGGCCGTAATGGAACGCCCTGAGCGCCCTATGGTGGCAAAGACCTCAAAAGGCTTGCCATCCACCTCGTTGACCGTCAGATAAAGCTCGCCCAGGCCTGTCTTGACCTTCTGGGTGAACCCGTACACCACCTCCGGCCTTTCCCTTATGCTTTTCTTGCCCGAGGCCCGGTCCTGTCTGGCCTTTTCCCCGTCCTGGGTGCTCAGAACCTGCTCCGCCCGGCATCCGTCACGGTAGACCGTCACCCCTTTGCAGCCCATTTCGTAAGCCATCCAGTAAATCTGCCATACATCTTCCTGGGTGGCATCAAAAGGCAGGTTGACCGTCTTGGATACAGCATTGTCCGTATACTTCTGAAAAGCAGCCTGCATTTTCAGGTGGTACTGGGCGGGCACGTCCATGGCGGTTACAAAAACATCTCTTAGGTCCTGGTCCAGATGCTCCATCTGCTTGATGCTGCCCTTTTTGGCCACATCCTCCATAAGCTTGTCGCTGTAGCTCCTGGTATTTTTCAGGGCCTCTTCCAGGTGCGGATTAACTTCCAGGAGACGTTCCCCGTCCAGCACCTGGCGGGTGAAGCTAAGGGCGAAAATGGGCTCGATGCCCGAGGAACATCCGGCAATGATGGACAGGGTGCCTGTGGGTGCTATGGTGGTAGTGGTGGCATTGCGGTATGGTCCCAGGTTCTGCCTGGCGTAAATGGAATGTTCGTATTCGGGAAAAGGCCCCCTTTCCTGGGCCAGTATCCTGGAGGCGGACCTGGATTCGCGCTGCACGAACTCCATTATTTTCTCACCCAGCTGCAGCCCCCGGTGACTGTCGTAAGCCACCCTGAGCTGAAACAAAAGATCTGCAAATCCCATTACTCCCAGGCCGATCTTCCTTGTCTTGTGCACCATCTCTGTAATGCGCTCCAGCGGATACCTGGACAGGTCTATTACATTGTCCAGAAAACGCACGCTCAAGTGCACGGCTTCTCGCAGTCCCTCCCAGTCGATGCCGCCCTCGGCCGTGGGGGAGTAGAACCTGTCCAGGTTTATGGAGCCCAGGTTGCAGGCTTCGTAAGGAAGAAGGGGCTGTTCCCCGCAGGGATTGGTGCTTTCCATTTCCCCCAGTCCCGGCGTGGGATTGTCTTTGTTGATGCGGTCCAGAAAAATTATTCCGGGATCGCCTGACTCCCAGGCCTTGTGCACCAGCAGGGAAAAGACCTCCCTGGCATTGAGCCTTTCTGTTTCCTGGTTGTTCTGCGGTGCTGTCAGGGAATAATCGCTTCCGGACTCCACGGACTGCATGAATTTTTCGGTCAGGGCCACTGAGAGGTTGAAGTTGTTCAGCTCTCCGTCGCGCTCCTTGGCCCGGATAAAATCCATGATATCCGGATGATCCACCCGCAGAATACCCATGTTGGCCCCGCGCCGGGTCCCGCCCTGCTTGACCTGCTCCGTGGCTGTATTAAAAATCTTTAAAAAGGACAAAGGCCCCGAGGCGATTCCCCCAGTGGAACCCACCCGGCTGTCCTTGGGCCGCAGTCGGGAAAAGGAAAATCCGGTTCCGCCCCCGGACTTGTGGATCAGGGCGGCGTTCTTGATGCTGTCGAAAATCTCGTCCATGGAATCGCCCACCGGCAGGACAAAGCAGGCCGCCAGCTGTCCCAGATCGGTCCCGGCATTCATAAGGGTGGGGGAATTGGGTAAAAACTTGCCTTCCACCAGTAATTGATAGAAACTGCGGCCCAGGTCCAGGCTGTTGTAAGACGATTCCTGGTATTTATCCTCCTCACCGGCCACGCTGGCGGCTACTCGCCAGAACATGGTTTTGAAATCCTCCAGGGGCTGTCCGTCATCGCCCTTGCGCAGGTACCTCTTGGACAGTACGGTCTTGGCGTTGGGGGTCAGCACCGGTTCAGGCAAATCCTGGGGCATGGGCATTATCTTCATGAATCCACTCGCATGGTTTGTTTTTTAAGGTTAATTACAAAGGCAGGGTAAATGAACATCAACACCTACACAAGCCACAAATGGTTAAATCTGCTGCATTCCGTGCTCATCCTGACCGGCATGGCGGTTATCCTGTGCCTGCTGGGCTGGCTTATAGCCGGCAGGCCTGGGATTGTCTGGGCCTTTATCATCGGGACCGCCGTGGTCATAATCACTTCGCGCATCTCACCGCAGGCAGTACTGAAAATGCACAATGCACGCCTGCTTGACTACAGT encodes:
- a CDS encoding vitamin B12-dependent ribonucleotide reductase, producing the protein MKIMPMPQDLPEPVLTPNAKTVLSKRYLRKGDDGQPLEDFKTMFWRVAASVAGEEDKYQESSYNSLDLGRSFYQLLVEGKFLPNSPTLMNAGTDLGQLAACFVLPVGDSMDEIFDSIKNAALIHKSGGGTGFSFSRLRPKDSRVGSTGGIASGPLSFLKIFNTATEQVKQGGTRRGANMGILRVDHPDIMDFIRAKERDGELNNFNLSVALTEKFMQSVESGSDYSLTAPQNNQETERLNAREVFSLLVHKAWESGDPGIIFLDRINKDNPTPGLGEMESTNPCGEQPLLPYEACNLGSINLDRFYSPTAEGGIDWEGLREAVHLSVRFLDNVIDLSRYPLERITEMVHKTRKIGLGVMGFADLLFQLRVAYDSHRGLQLGEKIMEFVQRESRSASRILAQERGPFPEYEHSIYARQNLGPYRNATTTTIAPTGTLSIIAGCSSGIEPIFALSFTRQVLDGERLLEVNPHLEEALKNTRSYSDKLMEDVAKKGSIKQMEHLDQDLRDVFVTAMDVPAQYHLKMQAAFQKYTDNAVSKTVNLPFDATQEDVWQIYWMAYEMGCKGVTVYRDGCRAEQVLSTQDGEKARQDRASGKKSIRERPEVVYGFTQKVKTGLGELYLTVNEVDGKPFEVFATIGRSGRSITAKAEAIGRLVSLALRSGIDVKDVVKQIKGIGGEHPVFQKKGLLLSIPDAVGWVLENRYLQGHSFKSDINGLNKPSCPECAAELLFQEGCFVCQACGYTKCG